A stretch of the Blastocatellia bacterium genome encodes the following:
- a CDS encoding endonuclease/exonuclease/phosphatase family protein, which translates to MANGSVITDEQVTDVVLKHQLIPYFAELSKCNSLEELHNHPLYQKLKPEIEKVTNGIEYRNSNNLSLPTKPFYRAVAWNIERGMCYDEILEELRSHPMLKPADLLLLTETDSGMARSKNLNIARELALALGMNYYFVPAYINLCKGNGMEVDFAGDAGDNDLALHGNAILSRYPIKDLQRIPLKNAKDKMAGKEKRIGNQQALAATIEFPQGDLRTVCIHLDALSTQKQREQQMISILERLEVNKQMPVLLGGDWNTSTYNSSHAFYAICGFWYRVFMGVGNVIANHYPYPDRYFERGLFESLKKAGFEYEKSNELGAGTNHYSSDDMKKYKILRDWVPHWCFAFIEWALRPHGGRCSLKLDWFASRNLNLVKATDKLEYNGLTATAPKVINGLKRDGKELSDHDPIVVDFVL; encoded by the coding sequence TCTAAATGCAATTCATTAGAAGAACTTCATAACCACCCACTTTATCAAAAATTAAAGCCAGAAATTGAAAAAGTAACTAATGGCATAGAATATCGTAACAGCAATAATTTATCGCTACCTACAAAACCTTTTTATAGAGCAGTAGCCTGGAATATAGAAAGGGGTATGTGTTATGACGAAATATTAGAAGAGCTTAGAAGTCATCCAATGTTAAAACCTGCTGATTTACTTTTGTTAACAGAAACAGACTCAGGAATGGCACGTTCTAAAAATCTAAATATTGCTAGGGAACTAGCTTTAGCTCTAGGAATGAACTATTATTTTGTCCCTGCTTATATAAATCTTTGTAAAGGTAATGGTATGGAAGTAGATTTTGCAGGCGATGCTGGAGATAATGACCTTGCATTGCATGGGAATGCCATACTATCGCGTTACCCTATAAAAGATTTACAAAGAATCCCACTAAAAAATGCTAAAGATAAAATGGCAGGAAAAGAAAAACGTATTGGAAACCAACAAGCCCTAGCCGCAACTATAGAATTTCCTCAAGGAGATTTAAGAACTGTTTGTATCCATTTAGACGCACTTTCAACCCAAAAACAACGCGAGCAACAAATGATTTCTATCCTTGAACGACTAGAAGTAAATAAACAAATGCCTGTTTTACTTGGAGGAGATTGGAACACTAGCACATATAATTCAAGTCATGCTTTTTATGCTATTTGTGGTTTTTGGTATCGGGTTTTTATGGGTGTTGGCAATGTGATTGCTAATCATTATCCTTATCCAGACCGATATTTTGAACGAGGACTATTTGAGTCATTAAAAAAAGCTGGTTTTGAATATGAAAAATCTAATGAACTAGGCGCAGGAACTAATCATTATTCTAGCGATGATATGAAGAAATATAAAATTTTAAGAGATTGGGTTCCTCATTGGTGTTTTGCTTTTATTGAATGGGCTTTGCGTCCACATGGCGGGCGTTGCTCACTAAAATTAGACTGGTTTGCTTCACGAAACTTAAATCTTGTAAAAGCTACAGATAAGCTAGAATATAATGGTTTAACGGCTACTGCCCCTAAAGTAATTAATGGTCTAAAGAGAGATGGAAAAGAACTTTCTGACCATGACCCAATTGTAGTTGATTTTGTTTTATAA
- a CDS encoding branched-chain amino acid transaminase, whose protein sequence is MTDSAIAFFEGKFVPLSDAKISVQVHGFNYGTAIFEGIRGYYNPDEEEMYLFRLVEHYRRMLKSCKIIKIELPFNEQELADLTCDLVKRNNFRRDIYIRPLAYKTACQIGTKLSPGIDFTVFAVPMDDYIATNRALKVCISSWRRVEDNSIPPRGKICGSYVNSALAATEARDNGFDEAVVLNNDGHVAEGAAMNIFMVREGKLITTPITANILEGITRTTLARIAKEEINTEMEVRQIDRSELYIADELFFCGTGAQIAPIGSVDHRKVGDGNPGPITLKLQKLYTDVVRGHNKKYLDWCTPIYKTEAATKVSA, encoded by the coding sequence ATGACCGATAGTGCAATTGCTTTTTTTGAGGGGAAATTTGTTCCTCTTTCTGACGCTAAAATAAGTGTGCAGGTACATGGTTTTAATTATGGAACTGCAATTTTTGAAGGAATCCGTGGATACTATAACCCTGATGAAGAAGAAATGTATTTATTTCGTCTAGTAGAACACTATCGACGTATGCTAAAAAGCTGCAAAATCATCAAAATCGAGCTACCTTTTAATGAGCAAGAACTAGCTGATTTAACTTGTGACTTAGTAAAGCGAAATAATTTCCGTCGTGATATTTATATTCGCCCACTTGCTTATAAAACCGCTTGTCAAATAGGTACTAAGCTATCTCCAGGTATTGATTTTACTGTTTTTGCTGTACCAATGGATGACTATATTGCTACAAATCGAGCATTAAAAGTTTGTATTTCATCTTGGCGTAGAGTAGAAGATAATTCTATTCCACCTAGAGGAAAAATCTGTGGCTCTTATGTAAATTCTGCTTTAGCGGCAACAGAAGCGCGTGACAATGGTTTTGATGAAGCAGTTGTACTAAATAATGATGGTCATGTTGCTGAAGGTGCGGCAATGAATATTTTTATGGTACGAGAGGGTAAGTTAATTACTACTCCAATTACAGCTAATATTTTAGAAGGAATTACCCGAACTACTCTTGCACGAATCGCCAAAGAAGAAATAAATACAGAAATGGAAGTCCGACAAATTGACCGTTCAGAACTCTATATTGCAGATGAGTTGTTTTTCTGTGGAACAGGTGCGCAAATTGCTCCAATAGGTTCTGTTGATCATCGAAAAGTAGGTGATGGTAATCCTGGGCCAATTACACTAAAACTACAAAAGCTTTATACTGATGTAGTTAGAGGGCATAATAAAAAATATTTAGATTGGTGTACTCCAATTTATAAAACTGAAGCTGCTACAAAGGTAAGCGCATAA